In one Pseudarthrobacter sp. NBSH8 genomic region, the following are encoded:
- a CDS encoding PspC domain-containing protein gives MTTALERPRRGKIIGGVCAALSARFGLPKFLVRLGFVIFGLVGIGELVYIALWIMIPKAPA, from the coding sequence ATGACTACAGCTCTGGAGCGGCCACGCCGTGGAAAAATCATCGGTGGCGTTTGTGCCGCCCTGTCAGCCCGGTTCGGGCTCCCGAAGTTCCTGGTCAGGCTCGGTTTTGTGATCTTTGGCCTGGTGGGAATCGGGGAGCTGGTCTACATCGCCCTGTGGATTATGATCCCCAAGGCCCCGGCCTGA
- a CDS encoding NAD(P)H-quinone dehydrogenase, with protein sequence MTTHPDFSSPRIAILGGGPGGYEAAMVAASLGAQVTIIERAGMGGSAVLTDVVPSKTLIATADLMTRVGEAGELGVKFDVDGGDFVPAMRADLKHINDRLLGLARQQSTDISSGLEHQNVRILLGSGKLLDNHTIEVLTAGGTEIVEADTILLAVGAHPRELPTARPDGERILNWAQIYNLDELPEDLIVVGSGVTGAEFASAYNGLGSKVTLISSRDRVLPGSDTDAAEVLEEVFERRGVRVLSRARAETVERTDDGVVVTLGDGSKVTGSHCLVCVGSIPNTAGIGLEEAGVALTESGHIKVDGVSRTTSPNIYAAGDCTGVLALASVAAMQGRIAIAHFLGDSVMPLKLHQVASNIFTSPEIANVGVSEAEIQSGKYQGDIVKLSLKSNARAKMRNHKDGFVKIFARKGSGTVIGGVVVGPNASELIFAISLAVTQKLHVDDVANTFTVYPSLSGSISEAARRLHVHM encoded by the coding sequence GTGACTACGCACCCTGATTTCAGCTCCCCCCGGATCGCAATCCTCGGAGGTGGCCCCGGCGGATACGAAGCCGCTATGGTCGCTGCCTCGCTGGGAGCGCAGGTCACCATCATTGAACGCGCGGGCATGGGCGGCTCGGCTGTGCTGACCGACGTCGTGCCTTCCAAGACCCTGATCGCGACGGCGGACCTGATGACCCGCGTCGGTGAGGCCGGGGAGCTGGGAGTGAAGTTCGACGTCGACGGCGGCGACTTTGTGCCGGCGATGCGCGCCGACCTCAAACACATCAACGACCGCCTGCTGGGCCTTGCCCGCCAACAGTCCACCGACATCTCCAGTGGGCTGGAGCACCAGAACGTCCGCATCCTGCTTGGTTCGGGCAAACTCCTGGACAACCACACCATTGAAGTCCTGACAGCTGGCGGCACCGAAATCGTGGAAGCTGACACCATTCTGCTGGCCGTCGGCGCGCACCCCCGCGAGCTGCCCACCGCGCGGCCGGACGGGGAACGCATCCTGAACTGGGCGCAGATCTACAACCTTGATGAGCTTCCCGAGGATCTGATTGTGGTGGGCTCCGGTGTGACCGGTGCCGAGTTTGCCTCCGCCTACAACGGCCTTGGCTCCAAGGTCACCCTGATCTCCAGCCGCGACCGGGTGCTGCCCGGCTCTGACACCGACGCCGCGGAGGTGCTGGAGGAAGTCTTCGAGCGCCGCGGTGTGCGCGTGCTGTCCCGCGCCCGTGCCGAAACCGTCGAACGGACCGACGACGGCGTGGTGGTCACCCTCGGTGACGGATCGAAAGTCACCGGCAGCCACTGCCTGGTATGCGTGGGTTCCATCCCGAACACCGCCGGCATCGGCCTTGAAGAGGCCGGCGTGGCCCTCACCGAGAGCGGCCATATAAAGGTCGACGGCGTCTCCCGCACCACCTCACCGAACATCTACGCCGCGGGCGACTGCACCGGCGTGCTGGCCTTGGCCTCGGTGGCCGCAATGCAGGGCCGGATCGCGATCGCACATTTCCTGGGCGACAGCGTGATGCCGCTCAAGCTTCACCAGGTGGCGTCCAACATCTTCACCTCACCCGAGATCGCGAATGTGGGGGTCTCCGAGGCCGAGATCCAGTCCGGCAAATACCAGGGCGACATCGTCAAACTCTCGCTCAAGAGCAATGCCCGCGCCAAAATGCGCAATCACAAGGACGGCTTCGTTAAGATCTTCGCCCGTAAGGGCTCCGGCACAGTGATTGGCGGCGTTGTGGTGGGGCCCAACGCTTCCGAGCTGATCTTCGCCATCTCCCTTGCGGTCACCCAGAAGCTCCACGTCGACGACGTAGCCAACACCTTCACGGTCTACCCATCGTTGAGCGGGTCCATCTCGGAAGCGGCGCGGCGCCTGCACGTCCACATGTAA
- a CDS encoding Rrf2 family transcriptional regulator, with the protein MKLGQGVEWGLHSCVNMSWTVPGEAVSSARLAEFYKLSAAYLNKQLQALVRAGILTSVSGPRGGFSLARRPDRISVLDVVLAIEGSDHAFRCEGIAKDAPGGGMDADYARTCLISQTMRHAEVTWRTELSRQSIAGIAQSIERRFPEAREATVSQLMGTRS; encoded by the coding sequence ATGAAACTGGGCCAGGGTGTTGAGTGGGGGCTGCACAGCTGCGTCAACATGTCCTGGACCGTGCCGGGGGAGGCTGTCAGCAGTGCACGCCTGGCCGAATTTTACAAGCTTTCCGCCGCGTACCTGAACAAACAGCTCCAGGCCCTGGTGCGGGCCGGGATCCTTACCTCGGTGTCCGGGCCGCGGGGCGGCTTCTCGCTGGCCAGGCGTCCGGACCGGATTTCCGTCCTTGACGTGGTCCTCGCCATCGAAGGAAGTGACCATGCCTTCCGGTGCGAAGGCATCGCCAAGGACGCCCCGGGCGGGGGCATGGACGCCGACTACGCCCGCACGTGCCTCATCTCCCAGACCATGCGCCACGCCGAAGTCACCTGGCGGACTGAGCTGTCCCGGCAGAGCATTGCCGGGATCGCCCAGTCCATCGAGCGCCGGTTTCCCGAAGCCCGGGAGGCCACGGTCAGTCAACTTATGGGCACCAGATCGTGA
- a CDS encoding purine-nucleoside phosphorylase: MSNTDFQNTDPFAAARSAADYIARETGVDSHDIALVLGSGWAEAADLIGETTATLTADTVPGFHAPAVEGHVGTIRSVLTKEGKRALVLGARTHYYEGKGVRAVVHGIRTAAAAGCKTLVLTNGCGGLNESWTPGTPVLIKDHINLTATSPLEGATFVDLTDLYSSRIRALAREVDASLDEGVYAQFSGPHYETPAEVQYAKRIGADLVGMSTALEAIAGRHAGMEVFGISLVTNLAAGISAMPLSHQEVIESGQAAGPRISKLLAGIIAKL; encoded by the coding sequence GTGAGTAATACAGACTTCCAGAACACGGACCCTTTCGCCGCCGCGCGCTCCGCTGCTGACTACATCGCCCGCGAGACGGGGGTTGACAGCCACGACATCGCCCTCGTCCTGGGCTCAGGCTGGGCCGAAGCCGCCGACCTCATCGGCGAGACCACCGCCACCCTGACCGCTGACACCGTCCCGGGCTTCCATGCCCCGGCGGTGGAGGGCCATGTGGGCACCATCCGCTCGGTCCTGACCAAAGAAGGCAAACGCGCGCTGGTCCTGGGTGCACGGACGCACTACTACGAAGGCAAAGGCGTCCGCGCCGTGGTCCACGGCATCCGCACCGCCGCGGCCGCCGGCTGCAAAACCCTGGTCCTCACCAACGGCTGCGGCGGACTGAACGAAAGCTGGACGCCGGGCACCCCGGTACTCATCAAAGATCACATCAACCTCACCGCCACGTCCCCGCTGGAAGGCGCAACGTTTGTTGACCTGACAGATCTTTACAGCTCACGCATCCGCGCCCTCGCCCGCGAAGTGGACGCCTCGCTGGACGAGGGCGTCTATGCCCAGTTCAGCGGGCCGCACTACGAAACGCCGGCCGAGGTCCAGTACGCCAAGCGGATCGGCGCGGACCTGGTGGGCATGTCCACTGCTTTGGAAGCGATCGCCGGCCGCCACGCAGGCATGGAAGTATTCGGAATTTCGCTGGTCACCAACCTTGCGGCCGGGATCAGCGCCATGCCGCTGAGCCACCAGGAAGTCATCGAGTCCGGCCAGGCCGCCGGACCGCGGATCTCCAAATTGCTGGCGGGCATCATCGCCAAGCTTTAG
- the nirD gene encoding nitrite reductase small subunit NirD — MTATLELGALAADTATWHRVCAVDELELAWGEAALIAGRQVALFRTGPSEVFAVAHEDPATGAHVMARGILGSRGTRPTIASPLHKEVYDLETGECFGTAAVRLETFSTRISDGFIEVEV, encoded by the coding sequence ATGACGGCAACACTGGAACTTGGGGCGCTCGCCGCCGACACCGCTACCTGGCACCGGGTCTGCGCCGTGGACGAGCTGGAGCTCGCCTGGGGCGAAGCAGCACTCATTGCGGGCCGCCAGGTGGCACTCTTCCGGACGGGCCCCAGTGAAGTTTTTGCCGTGGCCCACGAAGATCCCGCCACCGGCGCCCACGTGATGGCACGGGGCATCCTGGGTTCACGCGGCACACGACCCACCATCGCTTCGCCGCTGCACAAAGAGGTCTACGATCTGGAAACCGGTGAATGCTTCGGAACCGCCGCGGTGCGCCTGGAAACGTTCAGCACCCGCATTTCAGACGGTTTCATCGAAGTTGAGGTTTAG
- the nirB gene encoding nitrite reductase large subunit NirB has product MTEQTSPQTAPRRIVVAGGGPAAHRFADAMHTRGLEGWDVTVLTEEAHLPYDRVALSKALTDSSVDLTLGSASMWDHASLSLKTGERVVKINAGAKTVETAAGSIFEYDDLVVATGSDAMRLPIPGAEHVHVYRTLEDVWAINKAIAELTEKLGRKINAVTIGGGLLGLESAAGTEQLGATPVVINGAPWLMNTQLDEGAGQSLGRLIEAKGFTVHGGVFPSQVLSDDDGQVTGVLMADERIIPADLVIVAIGVKPRDELFRAAEGEEPQFSLGPRGGVVINDFCATEVPGIWAIGEVANFEGMCLGLVAPANTMAEIVADRLHGGAATFPGFDTATKLKLSGVDVASFGDAFARTEHSLEIVYADPARGVYQKIVTTDDAKTLLGGIFVGDASPYMSLRPLLGRELSAEPGAYLTAAGGGDAPDTELPDDAILCSCNNVAAGTIRDTINGCGACDGNAPVQELGELKGCTRAGTSCGSCVPMLKKLLETELTKSGVEVSKALCEHIELSRQELFDAIRVLELTSFEEIMAKYGTGAGCDICKPTIANILASQNSAYVLDAGRGTLQDTNDRALANMQKDGTYSVVPRIAGGEITPKKLGVIAAVAEKYNLYTKITGGQRIDMFGARLEELPEIWKELVDAGFESGQAYGKSLRTVKSCVGSTWCRFGVQDSVAMAIQLELRYRGLRSPHKLKMGVSGCARECAEARGKDVGVIATADGWNLYVGGNGGATPAHAQLLAKDLDDETLLKYIDRYFMYYIRTADRLQRTARWQEELDGGIKHVEDVVVKDTLGIAEELEAAMAKHVDTYVDEWADTLKDPERLRRFRSFVNAPDQKDDSITFVSDERGQMRPATAEEKTRASQQPVLIGASIPMRPRAENEV; this is encoded by the coding sequence GTGACCGAACAGACTTCACCCCAGACGGCACCGCGCCGGATCGTCGTCGCCGGTGGCGGCCCTGCTGCCCACCGCTTCGCCGATGCCATGCACACCCGGGGCCTTGAGGGCTGGGACGTCACGGTCCTCACGGAAGAAGCCCACCTCCCCTATGACCGCGTGGCTCTGTCCAAGGCACTGACGGACAGCAGCGTGGACCTCACCCTGGGCTCTGCCTCCATGTGGGACCACGCTTCCCTGTCATTGAAGACCGGCGAACGCGTGGTCAAGATCAATGCCGGAGCGAAGACGGTTGAGACCGCAGCCGGCAGCATCTTTGAATACGATGACCTGGTGGTTGCCACCGGCTCCGACGCCATGCGCCTGCCCATCCCCGGCGCCGAGCACGTGCATGTTTACCGCACGCTCGAGGACGTCTGGGCCATCAACAAGGCCATCGCGGAGCTCACGGAAAAGCTGGGCCGCAAGATCAATGCCGTGACCATCGGCGGCGGGCTCCTGGGACTCGAGTCAGCTGCAGGCACTGAACAGCTCGGCGCGACTCCCGTGGTTATTAACGGCGCACCGTGGCTGATGAACACCCAGCTGGACGAAGGCGCGGGCCAGTCGCTGGGCCGCCTCATCGAAGCCAAGGGCTTTACGGTCCACGGCGGTGTGTTCCCCTCGCAGGTCCTTTCCGACGACGACGGACAAGTCACCGGCGTCCTCATGGCGGACGAACGGATCATCCCCGCCGACCTCGTCATCGTGGCCATCGGCGTCAAGCCCCGTGACGAACTCTTCCGCGCAGCCGAAGGCGAGGAGCCGCAGTTCAGCCTGGGCCCGCGCGGCGGCGTGGTCATCAACGACTTCTGCGCCACAGAAGTCCCCGGTATCTGGGCAATCGGTGAAGTGGCCAACTTTGAGGGCATGTGCCTGGGCCTGGTTGCCCCCGCCAACACCATGGCCGAGATCGTCGCGGACCGCCTCCACGGCGGCGCAGCCACCTTCCCGGGCTTTGACACCGCCACGAAGCTCAAGCTCTCCGGCGTGGACGTTGCCAGCTTCGGTGACGCATTCGCCCGGACCGAGCACTCCCTCGAGATTGTCTATGCAGACCCCGCCCGCGGCGTCTACCAGAAGATCGTCACCACCGACGATGCCAAGACCCTGCTCGGCGGCATCTTCGTGGGCGACGCATCCCCTTACATGAGCCTGCGCCCGCTGCTCGGCCGCGAACTCAGCGCCGAACCGGGCGCATACCTCACGGCGGCCGGCGGCGGCGACGCCCCGGACACCGAACTCCCGGACGACGCCATCCTTTGTTCCTGCAACAACGTGGCCGCCGGCACCATCCGCGACACCATCAACGGCTGCGGCGCCTGCGACGGCAACGCCCCCGTCCAGGAGCTTGGCGAGCTCAAGGGCTGCACCCGCGCCGGCACCAGCTGCGGATCCTGCGTGCCGATGCTCAAGAAGCTGCTGGAAACCGAACTCACCAAGTCCGGCGTCGAGGTCTCCAAGGCACTCTGCGAGCACATCGAGCTGTCCCGTCAGGAACTCTTCGACGCCATCCGCGTCCTGGAACTGACCTCCTTCGAGGAGATCATGGCCAAGTACGGCACGGGTGCCGGCTGCGATATCTGCAAGCCCACCATCGCCAACATCCTGGCCAGCCAGAACAGCGCCTACGTCCTGGATGCCGGCCGCGGCACCCTGCAGGACACCAACGACCGCGCCCTCGCGAACATGCAGAAGGACGGCACCTACTCGGTGGTCCCCCGCATCGCCGGCGGCGAGATCACCCCGAAGAAGCTCGGCGTTATCGCCGCCGTGGCCGAGAAGTACAACCTGTACACCAAGATCACCGGCGGCCAGCGGATCGACATGTTCGGTGCCCGGCTGGAAGAGCTGCCGGAAATCTGGAAGGAACTGGTGGACGCCGGCTTCGAATCCGGCCAGGCGTACGGCAAGAGCCTGCGCACCGTGAAGTCCTGTGTCGGTTCCACCTGGTGCCGTTTCGGCGTTCAGGACTCCGTGGCCATGGCCATCCAGCTCGAACTCCGGTACCGCGGCCTCCGCAGCCCGCACAAGCTCAAGATGGGCGTCTCCGGCTGTGCCCGCGAATGCGCCGAGGCCCGCGGCAAGGACGTCGGCGTGATCGCCACCGCCGACGGCTGGAACCTGTACGTCGGCGGCAACGGCGGTGCCACCCCGGCCCACGCCCAGCTGTTGGCCAAGGACCTCGACGACGAAACCCTGCTCAAGTACATCGACCGCTACTTCATGTACTACATCCGCACCGCGGACCGCCTGCAGCGCACCGCACGCTGGCAGGAAGAGCTCGACGGCGGCATCAAGCACGTCGAGGACGTGGTGGTCAAGGACACCCTGGGCATCGCCGAGGAGCTCGAAGCCGCCATGGCCAAGCACGTCGATACCTACGTTGACGAGTGGGCGGACACCCTCAAGGACCCCGAGCGCCTGCGCCGGTTCCGTTCCTTCGTGAACGCACCCGACCAAAAGGACGACTCCATCACCTTCGTCTCCGACGAGCGTGGCCAGATGCGCCCTGCCACTGCGGAGGAAAAGACGCGCGCCAGCCAACAGCCAGTCCTGATCGGCGCCTCCATCCCCATGCGGCCCCGCGCCGAGAACGAGGTATAG
- a CDS encoding phospho-sugar mutase, which yields MMSSDAASLFSQAREWAAKDPDPATAAELTELLQLAEEGSPAASQELADSFNGTLQFGTAGLRAALGAGPNRMNRVVVRRAAAGLADFLVDAVGEAAPGTRPRAVVGYDARYNSDIFAEETAAIFTAAGIETFLMPSALPTPLLAFAVRALNCDGGAMVTASHNPPQDNGYKVYLGRHAVERSGRGAQIVAPYDARIAARIDAVGALESITLAADGWAVLDPSVAADYERATAALADARRFPSRDLRIVLTPMHGVGGETAVAVLNSAGFADVTLVAEQAEPDPDFPTVSFPNPEEPGALDLALETAVRVDADIVLANDPDADRAAVAAKDPDTGVWRMLRGDEVGALLGAHIVARLAAGPHQASGSADELGTGEGAGVFANSIVSSRLLSRIAAAAGYEHEETLTGFKWISRVPGLVYGYEEALGYCVAPDLVRDKDGISAAVLIAEMAATAKADGKTIFDTLDELYLQHGLHAGDQLSIRVADLGLLDAMMNRLRVSPPGSFGSSAVETFVDLAEGSGHLPPTDGLLYLTRDNTRVIIRPSGTEPKLKCYLEVILPVESAAELPEARQAARSALDHVLGDVREALGL from the coding sequence ATGATGTCCTCCGATGCCGCTTCCTTGTTCAGCCAAGCCCGCGAATGGGCGGCCAAAGATCCGGATCCCGCCACAGCCGCAGAGCTCACCGAGCTGCTGCAACTCGCGGAGGAGGGCTCCCCCGCAGCATCACAGGAGCTGGCCGACAGCTTCAACGGCACCCTTCAGTTCGGCACCGCAGGCCTCCGCGCCGCCCTGGGCGCAGGGCCGAACCGCATGAACCGCGTGGTGGTGCGCCGCGCCGCCGCCGGCCTCGCCGACTTCCTGGTTGATGCGGTGGGTGAGGCCGCCCCCGGGACCCGGCCACGCGCCGTCGTCGGCTATGACGCCCGCTACAACTCCGACATCTTCGCCGAGGAAACGGCGGCCATCTTTACGGCCGCCGGGATCGAAACGTTCCTGATGCCGTCCGCACTGCCCACCCCGCTGCTCGCATTCGCTGTGCGGGCCCTCAATTGCGACGGCGGTGCGATGGTGACCGCCAGCCACAATCCCCCGCAGGACAACGGCTACAAGGTGTATCTGGGCCGTCATGCCGTGGAGCGCAGCGGCCGCGGAGCGCAGATCGTGGCCCCCTACGACGCCAGGATCGCGGCGCGGATCGATGCCGTGGGCGCCCTGGAATCCATCACCCTGGCGGCCGACGGCTGGGCGGTCCTGGACCCGTCGGTTGCGGCGGATTATGAACGCGCGACGGCGGCACTCGCCGATGCGCGCCGCTTCCCGTCCCGTGACCTGCGGATTGTCCTGACCCCCATGCACGGTGTGGGCGGCGAAACTGCCGTGGCGGTGCTTAATTCTGCCGGCTTTGCCGATGTCACCTTGGTGGCTGAACAGGCTGAGCCGGATCCCGACTTTCCCACGGTGAGCTTTCCCAATCCGGAAGAACCCGGCGCGCTGGACCTGGCCCTGGAAACTGCCGTCCGCGTCGACGCCGATATTGTCCTGGCCAACGATCCGGATGCGGACCGCGCTGCAGTGGCGGCCAAAGATCCGGACACCGGCGTTTGGCGTATGCTCCGCGGCGACGAGGTTGGCGCGCTGCTGGGAGCACACATTGTGGCCCGGCTGGCGGCCGGGCCACACCAAGCGTCAGGCAGCGCGGACGAACTTGGCACTGGTGAAGGGGCCGGCGTCTTCGCCAACTCGATTGTGTCCTCGCGCCTGCTCTCCCGTATCGCCGCCGCGGCAGGATACGAGCATGAGGAAACACTGACCGGGTTCAAATGGATTTCCCGGGTGCCCGGGCTGGTTTACGGCTACGAGGAAGCCCTGGGCTATTGCGTTGCACCGGACCTGGTCCGGGACAAGGACGGGATCTCTGCCGCTGTCCTCATCGCGGAAATGGCTGCCACCGCCAAGGCGGACGGAAAAACCATCTTCGACACCCTGGATGAGCTCTACCTTCAGCACGGTCTGCACGCCGGCGACCAACTGAGCATCCGGGTGGCGGATCTGGGCCTGCTGGACGCCATGATGAACCGGCTCCGGGTGAGCCCGCCCGGTTCGTTCGGTTCGTCCGCTGTTGAAACTTTTGTGGACCTGGCCGAAGGGAGCGGGCACCTGCCGCCCACCGATGGCCTGCTGTATCTGACCCGGGACAACACCCGGGTCATCATCCGGCCCAGCGGCACCGAGCCAAAGCTCAAGTGCTACCTGGAGGTCATCCTCCCGGTTGAGTCAGCTGCCGAACTGCCCGAAGCCCGGCAGGCAGCCCGTTCCGCCCTGGACCATGTGCTCGGTGATGTCCGCGAGGCGCTCGGGCTCTAG